The following proteins are encoded in a genomic region of Actinomadura sp. NAK00032:
- a CDS encoding NAD(P)-dependent oxidoreductase encodes MRVVVTGAAGFIGSHVVDACSGAGHEVLAVDAPARSPAPESARRTWAEIAARPGVVTAEVDLAVDELDAVARADVVLHLAGRPGVRDSWGPGKAVAERDNVTATRRLLAACTAAGRRPKVVIASSSSVYGSAGRRPNREDDRLRPESPYAVSKVEVERLAGLAADAGLRVVVLRYFSVYGPRQRPDMAFHRFVEAALDGRPLPVFGDGRRSRSFTHVRDVVAATLAAAAEELPSGIAVNVGHPEHVAVRDAIALLVDALGVRAEIQRETPVAGDAHRTWADTARARELLGWEPAIGLREGLDDQIAWHRALAEVRVG; translated from the coding sequence GTGCGGGTGGTCGTGACGGGTGCTGCGGGGTTCATCGGGAGCCATGTCGTCGACGCGTGCTCGGGGGCCGGGCACGAGGTGCTCGCCGTCGACGCGCCCGCGCGGTCGCCGGCCCCGGAGTCCGCGCGGCGGACGTGGGCGGAGATCGCGGCGCGGCCCGGCGTCGTCACCGCCGAGGTCGATCTCGCGGTGGACGAACTGGACGCCGTCGCCAGGGCGGACGTCGTCCTGCATCTGGCGGGACGGCCCGGCGTACGGGATTCGTGGGGGCCGGGGAAGGCCGTCGCCGAGCGGGACAACGTGACGGCGACGCGGCGGCTGCTCGCGGCGTGCACGGCGGCGGGGCGCAGGCCGAAGGTGGTCATCGCGTCGAGTTCGTCGGTGTACGGGTCGGCGGGGCGGCGGCCGAACCGGGAGGACGACCGGCTCCGGCCGGAGAGCCCCTACGCGGTCAGCAAGGTCGAGGTGGAGCGGCTCGCGGGCCTCGCGGCGGACGCCGGGCTCCGCGTCGTCGTGCTCAGGTACTTCTCGGTGTACGGGCCCCGGCAGCGCCCCGACATGGCCTTCCACCGGTTCGTGGAGGCGGCGCTGGACGGGCGTCCGCTGCCGGTGTTCGGGGACGGACGCAGGTCGCGCAGCTTCACCCATGTGCGGGACGTGGTGGCGGCGACGCTCGCGGCGGCGGCCGAGGAGCTGCCGTCCGGCATCGCCGTCAACGTCGGCCATCCCGAGCATGTGGCCGTGCGGGACGCGATCGCGCTGCTCGTCGACGCCCTGGGCGTCCGGGCGGAGATCCAGCGGGAGACGCCCGTGGCCGGTGACGCCCACCGGACGTGGGCCGACACCGCCCGCGCCCGGGAGCTGCTCGGCTGGGAGCCCGCGATCGGTCTCCGGGAGGGGCTCGACGACCAGATCGCCTGGCACCGGGCGCTGGCGGAGGTGCGCGTCGGATGA
- a CDS encoding glycosyltransferase family 4 protein — protein sequence MRHRAAYVAFDRFPSSKGSAVHIAQMADELFDRYGGGLLGVIGGGDLPRYQREGTREIARFDARIPNLIDRAEAFSGWVADHLAPHWETLEVCHVRDPWSALPAVADGRRHKVVYEVNGLPSIEMGHTWPWAAPSTLGKIRELERFCLERSDAVVVPSRVIGDAVRERGVPEHKVHLVPNGADVPGATERPADAPERYVIYVGAMQPWQGLDVLMRVFARLADLDGLRLVVCASVPERRAKPVRRLAERLGVADRIDWRFTLPHHEVAAWLAHAEASVAPLTGCARNLDQGCAPLKVIESMAAGVPVVASDLPAVRELMADGEHGRLVPADRPAELARAIRVLLEYPHEAAAMGRRGREHIEEGLTWARSRARLAEVYRTLDR from the coding sequence ATGAGGCACAGAGCGGCCTATGTCGCGTTCGACCGGTTCCCGTCCAGCAAGGGGTCGGCGGTGCACATCGCGCAGATGGCCGACGAACTGTTCGACCGGTACGGCGGCGGGCTCCTCGGCGTGATCGGCGGCGGTGACCTGCCCCGCTACCAGCGGGAGGGGACGCGGGAGATCGCGCGGTTCGACGCGCGGATCCCGAACCTGATCGACCGGGCCGAGGCGTTCTCCGGCTGGGTCGCCGACCATCTGGCACCGCACTGGGAGACGCTTGAGGTCTGCCATGTGCGCGACCCCTGGAGCGCGCTGCCGGCGGTCGCGGACGGCCGCCGCCACAAGGTCGTCTACGAGGTCAACGGCCTGCCGTCCATCGAGATGGGCCACACGTGGCCGTGGGCGGCGCCCAGCACGCTCGGCAAGATCCGCGAGCTGGAGCGGTTCTGCCTGGAGCGCAGCGACGCGGTCGTGGTGCCGTCGCGGGTGATCGGCGACGCCGTCCGGGAGCGGGGCGTTCCAGAGCACAAGGTGCATCTCGTACCGAACGGCGCGGACGTGCCCGGTGCAACCGAACGGCCCGCCGATGCGCCTGAGCGTTATGTCATCTATGTCGGCGCGATGCAGCCGTGGCAGGGGCTGGACGTGCTGATGCGCGTCTTCGCCCGGCTCGCCGACCTCGACGGGCTGCGGCTGGTGGTCTGCGCGTCCGTCCCGGAGCGGCGGGCGAAGCCGGTGCGGCGGCTGGCCGAGCGGCTCGGCGTCGCCGACCGGATCGACTGGCGGTTCACGCTGCCGCACCACGAGGTCGCCGCCTGGCTGGCGCACGCCGAGGCGTCGGTGGCGCCGCTGACCGGCTGCGCCCGCAACCTCGACCAGGGCTGCGCGCCGCTGAAGGTCATCGAGTCGATGGCGGCGGGCGTCCCGGTCGTCGCGTCGGACCTGCCGGCGGTCCGCGAGCTGATGGCGGACGGGGAGCACGGGCGGCTCGTCCCGGCCGACCGTCCCGCCGAGCTGGCGCGGGCGATCCGCGTCCTGCTGGAGTACCCGCACGAGGCGGCCGCGATGGGGCGGCGGGGTCGCGAGCACATCGAGGAGGGCCTGACCTGGGCGCGGTCCCGCGCCCGGCTGGCCGAGGTCTACCGCACGCTAGACCGATAG
- a CDS encoding exo-alpha-sialidase, whose translation MTGVRVLVGTRKGAFILTADGARKDWAVSGPHFGGWEIYHVAGSPADPARLYASQSTGWFGQMIQRSDDGGASWRPMGNEFAYDGVPGTHQWYDGTPKPWEFKRVWHLEASPSDPDTVHAGVEDAALFRTVDGGASWQELPGLREHGSGPSWQPGAGGMCLHTIVRDPADAARMYAAISAAGVFRTDDAGKTWRAVNRGLRSEGIPDPDAEVGHCVHRIALHPSRPEVLFMQKHWDVMRSDDAGETWHEISGDLPSDFGFPIAVHAHEPDTVYVVPIKSDSEHYPPEGRLRVYRSRAGGNEWEPLTEGLPQQHCYVNVLRDAMAVDSLDSCGVYFGTTGGQVYASADAGDTWAPIVRDLPAVLSVEVQTLP comes from the coding sequence ATGACCGGTGTTCGGGTTCTCGTCGGGACGCGCAAGGGCGCGTTCATCCTCACGGCGGACGGCGCGCGCAAGGACTGGGCGGTCAGCGGGCCGCACTTCGGCGGGTGGGAGATCTACCACGTGGCGGGGTCGCCCGCCGATCCGGCGCGGCTGTACGCGTCGCAGTCCACGGGCTGGTTCGGGCAGATGATCCAGCGGTCGGACGACGGCGGCGCGTCCTGGCGGCCGATGGGGAACGAGTTCGCCTACGACGGCGTGCCCGGCACGCACCAGTGGTACGACGGGACGCCCAAGCCGTGGGAGTTCAAACGGGTGTGGCATCTGGAGGCGTCGCCCAGCGATCCCGACACCGTGCACGCCGGGGTCGAGGACGCCGCGCTGTTCCGCACGGTCGACGGCGGCGCGTCCTGGCAGGAGCTGCCGGGGCTGCGCGAGCACGGGTCGGGGCCGTCCTGGCAGCCGGGCGCGGGCGGGATGTGCCTGCACACCATCGTGCGGGACCCCGCGGACGCGGCCCGGATGTACGCGGCGATCTCGGCGGCGGGCGTGTTCCGGACGGACGACGCCGGCAAGACGTGGCGGGCGGTCAACCGCGGGCTGCGGTCGGAGGGCATCCCCGACCCGGACGCCGAGGTCGGCCACTGCGTGCACCGCATCGCGCTGCACCCGTCGCGGCCCGAGGTGCTGTTCATGCAGAAGCACTGGGACGTCATGCGCAGCGACGACGCGGGCGAGACGTGGCACGAGATCAGCGGCGACCTGCCGAGCGACTTCGGCTTCCCGATCGCGGTGCACGCCCACGAACCGGACACGGTGTACGTCGTCCCGATCAAGAGCGACTCCGAGCACTACCCGCCGGAGGGGCGGCTGCGCGTGTACCGCAGCCGCGCCGGCGGGAACGAGTGGGAGCCGCTGACCGAGGGCCTGCCGCAGCAGCACTGCTACGTCAACGTGCTGCGGGACGCGATGGCCGTCGACTCGCTCGACTCGTGCGGCGTCTACTTCGGCACGACGGGCGGGCAGGTGTACGCGTCCGCCGACGCCGGGGACACCTGGGCGCCGATCGTCCGCGACCTGCCGGCGGTGCTGTCGGTGGAAGTCCAGACGCTGCCATGA
- a CDS encoding MFS transporter: MARLLARLLARLLARDGLRLGLPALTQLIVALDYNIVYVALPDIGEALDFSPQSVQWVVSAYAVGLGGLLLFGGRAVDRLGPRRMFMTGLALYAVASLVGGLASGSGTLVAARAVQGVGGGTADPGDADADLPRLRRGAGPQPSPCSPPPEPASHPRSRESRPGWPAPSRRSAARWAWR, translated from the coding sequence GTGGCACGCTTACTGGCACGCTTACTGGCACGCTTACTGGCACGGGACGGGCTGCGGCTCGGGCTGCCGGCATTGACGCAGCTCATCGTGGCCCTCGACTACAACATCGTTTACGTGGCGCTCCCCGACATCGGGGAGGCGCTGGACTTCAGCCCGCAGTCCGTGCAGTGGGTGGTCAGCGCCTACGCGGTCGGCCTCGGCGGGCTGCTGCTGTTCGGCGGGCGGGCCGTGGACCGGCTCGGGCCACGCCGCATGTTCATGACGGGCCTCGCGCTGTACGCGGTCGCCTCGCTGGTGGGCGGCCTCGCGTCCGGCTCCGGGACGCTGGTCGCCGCCCGCGCGGTGCAGGGCGTCGGCGGGGGCACTGCCGACCCCGGCGACGCTGACGCTGATCTACCGCGGCTTCGCCGAGGGGCCGGCCCGCAACCGTCACCCTGTTCGCCTCCGCCGGAGCCGGCGTCGCACCCGAGGAGCAGGGAGTCGCGTCCGGGCTGGCCAGCACCGTCAAGGAGGTCGGCGGCGCGATGGGCCTGGCGGTGA
- a CDS encoding bifunctional phosphatase PAP2/diacylglycerol kinase family protein: MPSRSAIRRRHEPAHAPSPRSVLLRRLGRADRWAFDRVAAARLRGLEYVLPRLSRFADHGVLWFTTAGVMGLTGRPRLRRAALRGAIAIAVASPAVNILGKQAFRRKRPVVDLVPPIRIRWKLPTSHAFPSGHSASAAAFATGVALEAPRRLAVPVAATAAAVAFSRVYTGAHYPGDVLAGVGIGALAGAGTRLVWPARPPVAGVAPAAEPAKVAADGRGLVVVANTGAGPGAGGEAAGISLPGRPEATLGLLRHELPAAEIVQLDPDADIDKAFGEAAERADVLGVVGGDGTVNAAAGAALKHGVPLLVVPGGTFDHFARALGVESAAEAIGAYRDGRLGRVDVAYAAPAGGAGRDEERLFLNTASFGAYTELVDRRERLERRIGKWPALAIAAVRTLRHSEPVELLVDGRRLRVWLAFAGNCVFGSRGAAPTWRGRLDDGLLDVRMIVTGRRVPRVRAVAAVLAGPLHVMPGYREWRTSGLEVVSPDGGLRLARDGEVSSLPAAVRFGKHAGALAVFCPTAPAAAPG; encoded by the coding sequence GTGCCATCACGGTCCGCCATTCGGCGTCGTCATGAGCCCGCTCATGCCCCTTCCCCCCGATCCGTCCTGCTGCGCCGGCTCGGCCGCGCCGACCGGTGGGCGTTCGACCGGGTGGCGGCGGCGCGGCTGCGCGGGCTGGAGTACGTCCTGCCGCGGCTGTCGCGGTTCGCCGACCACGGTGTGCTCTGGTTCACCACGGCCGGGGTGATGGGGCTCACGGGGCGGCCCCGGCTGCGGCGCGCGGCGCTGCGCGGCGCGATCGCGATCGCGGTGGCGAGCCCGGCCGTGAACATCCTGGGCAAGCAGGCGTTCCGCCGCAAGCGGCCCGTCGTCGACCTGGTGCCGCCGATCCGGATCCGCTGGAAGCTGCCGACCTCGCACGCGTTCCCGTCCGGCCATTCGGCGTCCGCCGCCGCGTTCGCGACGGGTGTCGCCCTGGAGGCGCCGCGCCGGCTGGCGGTGCCGGTCGCCGCGACGGCCGCCGCGGTGGCGTTCTCCCGCGTCTATACCGGCGCGCACTATCCGGGGGACGTCCTGGCCGGTGTCGGGATCGGCGCGCTGGCGGGGGCGGGGACCCGCCTGGTGTGGCCCGCCCGGCCCCCGGTGGCCGGGGTGGCGCCGGCGGCGGAGCCGGCGAAGGTGGCGGCGGACGGGCGCGGGCTCGTCGTGGTCGCCAACACCGGCGCCGGGCCCGGCGCCGGCGGCGAGGCGGCCGGGATCTCCCTGCCGGGACGCCCCGAGGCGACGCTGGGGCTGCTCCGGCACGAACTTCCGGCGGCGGAGATCGTCCAGCTGGACCCGGACGCCGACATCGACAAGGCGTTCGGCGAGGCGGCCGAGCGGGCCGACGTGCTCGGCGTCGTCGGCGGCGACGGCACCGTGAACGCGGCGGCGGGGGCCGCGCTGAAGCACGGCGTGCCGCTGCTCGTCGTGCCGGGCGGGACGTTCGACCACTTCGCCCGCGCGCTCGGCGTCGAGTCGGCGGCGGAGGCGATCGGCGCGTACCGGGACGGGCGGCTCGGCCGGGTGGACGTGGCGTACGCCGCCCCGGCGGGCGGCGCGGGCCGGGACGAGGAGCGGCTGTTCCTCAACACCGCGAGCTTCGGCGCCTACACCGAGCTGGTCGACCGGCGCGAGCGGCTGGAGCGGCGGATCGGCAAGTGGCCGGCGCTCGCGATCGCGGCCGTCCGCACGCTGCGGCACTCCGAGCCCGTCGAACTGCTGGTGGACGGACGCCGGCTGCGGGTGTGGCTGGCCTTCGCCGGCAACTGCGTGTTCGGCTCGCGCGGCGCGGCCCCGACCTGGCGCGGGCGGCTGGACGACGGCCTGCTCGACGTCCGGATGATCGTCACCGGGCGGCGGGTGCCGCGGGTCCGCGCGGTCGCGGCGGTGCTGGCCGGGCCCCTGCACGTCATGCCCGGGTACCGGGAGTGGCGGACGAGCGGCCTGGAGGTCGTCTCCCCGGACGGCGGGCTGCGGCTCGCGCGCGACGGCGAGGTCTCGTCGCTGCCGGCGGCGGTCCGGTTCGGCAAGCACGCGGGCGCGCTCGCGGTGTTCTGCCCCACGGCACCCGCGGCGGCGCCCGGATAG
- a CDS encoding glycosyltransferase family 4 protein has product MHRVLWLTEHYPPSQGGMAQSCDRIVRGLRGAGVEVDVAHLTRRARPWGVKREHGGRLLTAPLGDDSEHALRRLWTTITAEGLTGYGHVVAFGGVYAMLAAPVLSSLLDAPLVTLLRGNDIDVGVFSMRRRGVLADALRASSRVCVVARSHAPLVAALAPDAPVEFVANGVDTAQWRILPSERAEGLAWRDANVEPGRRTIGLIGQLKVKKGVGFLLDALAASGHAGAFHLVLVGEVEESVREWLAGHDVPHSFLPFMERYDLPAVYAGCDLVALPSFYDGMPNVALEAAALGVPLLASDGGGLADLVDDEIGFTFPAGDAHACRAAVDRAARAGADQLAKLGAAGAERIRRDFTPAAETAGYLAVLDAAR; this is encoded by the coding sequence ATGCACCGCGTCCTGTGGCTCACCGAGCACTACCCGCCGAGCCAGGGCGGCATGGCGCAGTCGTGCGACCGGATCGTGCGCGGCCTGCGCGGCGCCGGAGTCGAGGTGGACGTCGCGCACCTGACGCGGCGCGCCCGGCCGTGGGGCGTGAAGCGGGAGCACGGCGGGCGGCTGCTGACGGCCCCGCTCGGCGACGACTCCGAGCACGCGCTGCGCCGGCTGTGGACGACGATCACCGCCGAGGGCCTCACCGGCTACGGCCACGTGGTGGCGTTCGGCGGCGTGTACGCGATGCTCGCCGCGCCCGTCCTGTCCTCGCTGCTGGACGCCCCGCTGGTCACGCTGCTGCGCGGCAACGACATCGACGTGGGCGTGTTCTCGATGCGGCGGCGCGGCGTGCTGGCGGACGCGCTGCGCGCCTCGTCCCGGGTCTGTGTCGTGGCCCGGTCGCACGCGCCGCTGGTGGCGGCCCTCGCCCCGGACGCTCCCGTCGAGTTCGTCGCGAACGGCGTCGACACGGCGCAGTGGCGGATCCTGCCGTCCGAGCGGGCCGAGGGCCTCGCCTGGCGGGACGCGAACGTCGAGCCGGGCCGCCGGACGATCGGCCTCATCGGGCAGCTCAAGGTCAAGAAGGGCGTCGGGTTCCTGCTGGACGCGCTGGCCGCGTCGGGGCACGCCGGCGCGTTCCACCTGGTGCTCGTCGGCGAGGTCGAGGAGTCGGTGCGGGAGTGGCTCGCCGGGCACGACGTCCCGCACTCGTTCCTGCCGTTCATGGAGCGCTACGACCTGCCGGCCGTCTACGCGGGCTGCGACCTCGTCGCGCTCCCCTCGTTCTACGACGGGATGCCGAACGTGGCGCTGGAGGCGGCGGCGCTCGGCGTGCCGCTGCTCGCCTCGGACGGCGGCGGCCTCGCCGACCTCGTGGACGACGAGATCGGGTTCACCTTCCCCGCCGGGGACGCGCACGCCTGCCGGGCGGCCGTCGACCGGGCCGCGCGGGCGGGCGCCGACCAGTTGGCGAAGCTCGGCGCGGCGGGCGCGGAGCGGATCCGCCGCGACTTCACCCCGGCCGCCGAGACCGCCGGGTACCTGGCCGTCCTCGACGCGGCCCGGTGA
- a CDS encoding YceI family protein: protein MQGDFELGPGDGRLLLRTGRSGLGRRAGHDLTIAAARWSAAVRAGEPLSASSVEVTVEVDGLEVVDGTGGALPLADKDRTDIRRNLREVLDSGRYPKITFVSTAVGEDAVEGDLTIMGRTKPVRVAASLEGGRVRGSATVTQSRWGIKPYSAFFGALRLADDVEVEFDITLPE, encoded by the coding sequence ATGCAGGGAGACTTCGAGCTGGGACCCGGCGACGGGCGGCTGCTGCTCCGCACGGGCCGCAGCGGGCTGGGCCGGCGGGCGGGGCACGATCTGACGATCGCGGCCGCCCGGTGGTCGGCGGCGGTGCGGGCCGGGGAGCCGCTGTCCGCGTCGTCGGTCGAGGTGACCGTCGAGGTGGACGGGCTGGAGGTCGTCGACGGCACCGGGGGCGCGCTGCCGCTGGCCGACAAGGACCGTACCGACATCCGCAGGAACCTGCGCGAGGTCCTCGACAGCGGGCGGTACCCGAAGATCACGTTCGTCTCGACGGCGGTCGGGGAGGACGCCGTCGAGGGCGATCTGACGATCATGGGCCGGACGAAGCCGGTGCGGGTCGCCGCCTCCCTGGAGGGCGGCCGGGTGCGGGGTTCCGCCACGGTCACGCAGAGCCGCTGGGGCATCAAGCCGTACTCGGCGTTCTTCGGCGCGCTGCGGCTCGCCGACGACGTCGAGGTGGAGTTCGACATCACGCTCCCCGAGTAG
- a CDS encoding MoaD/ThiS family protein, with protein MIRVVLPAHLRVLAQVEGEVAVDVPEPVTLWSVLDALEARYPVLRGTIRDRSTGRRRAFVRFYACEEDLSHDPPETVLPARVAAGAEPFLVVGAMAGG; from the coding sequence ATGATCCGCGTCGTGCTGCCCGCGCACCTGCGCGTCCTGGCGCAGGTGGAGGGCGAGGTGGCGGTGGACGTGCCCGAACCCGTCACGCTGTGGTCGGTGCTGGACGCCCTGGAGGCGCGGTACCCGGTGCTGCGCGGCACGATCCGGGACCGCTCCACCGGCCGCCGCCGCGCGTTCGTCCGCTTCTACGCCTGCGAGGAGGACCTCTCCCACGACCCGCCGGAGACCGTCCTGCCCGCGCGTGTCGCGGCAGGGGCCGAGCCGTTCCTGGTCGTCGGCGCCATGGCCGGCGGGTGA
- a CDS encoding ABC-F family ATP-binding cassette domain-containing protein, with the protein MGHVEVGHISHVLPDGRALLDDVSFRVGEGVTAALVGPNGAGKTTLLRLIAGDLVPQSGTVGHSGGIGVMRQFIGSMRDDSSVHDLLLSLAPPRVRSAAEAVETAELAMMERDDEPTQLRYATALAGWGDAGGYEIEVLWDACCVAALGVPYDGCRWREVRTLSGGEQKRLALEALLRGPDEVLLLDEPDNYLDVPGKRWLEERLRETSKTVLLVSHDRELLDRSADRIVTVEAARVWIHGGRFATYAAARRDRNERLEELRRRWDEEHAKLKELVNTLRTKATVNDGFASRYRAAQTRLRKFEEAGPPEIPPRDQNLKMRLRGGRTGKRSVICENLELTGLMKPFDTEIWYGERVAVLGSNGSGKSHFLRLLTAIAEALPRGATPVEPVAHTGVARLGARVVPGLFAQTHARPDLAGRTPCEIVMTEHARLRNDAMSALARYELSICAEQPFETLSGGQQARLQILLLELGGATLLLLDEPTDNLDLASAEALQEGLESYEGTVISVTHDRWFAQAFDRHLIFGADGTVYESPDPVWDETRVTRPR; encoded by the coding sequence GTGGGACACGTCGAAGTCGGCCATATCAGCCATGTGCTGCCGGACGGCCGCGCACTCCTGGACGACGTGTCCTTCCGCGTCGGCGAAGGCGTCACGGCGGCCCTCGTCGGCCCGAACGGCGCCGGCAAGACCACCCTCCTGCGGCTGATCGCCGGCGACCTCGTCCCCCAGTCCGGGACGGTCGGGCACAGCGGCGGCATCGGCGTGATGCGCCAGTTCATCGGCAGCATGCGGGACGACTCCTCGGTGCACGACCTGCTCCTGTCCCTGGCACCGCCCCGCGTCCGCTCGGCCGCCGAAGCCGTCGAGACGGCCGAACTCGCGATGATGGAGCGCGACGACGAACCGACCCAGCTCCGCTACGCCACGGCCCTCGCGGGCTGGGGCGACGCGGGCGGCTACGAGATCGAGGTGCTCTGGGACGCCTGCTGCGTGGCGGCGCTGGGCGTCCCCTACGACGGCTGCCGCTGGCGCGAAGTGCGCACCCTCTCAGGCGGCGAGCAGAAACGCCTGGCCCTGGAAGCCCTCCTACGCGGCCCCGACGAGGTCCTGCTCCTGGACGAGCCGGACAACTATCTCGACGTCCCAGGCAAGCGCTGGCTGGAAGAAAGGCTGCGCGAGACGTCCAAGACCGTCCTCCTCGTCTCCCACGACCGCGAACTCCTCGACCGCTCCGCCGACCGGATCGTCACCGTCGAAGCGGCCCGCGTCTGGATCCACGGCGGCCGCTTCGCCACCTACGCCGCCGCCCGCCGCGACCGCAACGAGCGCCTGGAGGAACTGCGCCGCCGCTGGGACGAGGAGCACGCCAAGCTCAAGGAACTCGTCAACACCCTGCGCACCAAGGCGACCGTCAACGACGGCTTCGCCTCCCGCTACCGCGCGGCGCAGACCCGCCTGCGCAAGTTCGAGGAGGCGGGCCCGCCCGAGATCCCGCCCCGCGACCAGAACCTCAAGATGCGCCTGCGCGGCGGCCGCACCGGCAAGCGCTCGGTGATCTGCGAGAACCTCGAACTGACCGGCCTGATGAAGCCCTTCGACACCGAGATCTGGTACGGCGAGCGCGTGGCGGTCCTGGGCTCCAACGGCTCGGGCAAGTCCCACTTCCTCCGCCTCCTCACGGCCATCGCCGAAGCACTCCCCCGCGGCGCGACTCCGGTGGAGCCCGTCGCCCACACCGGCGTGGCCCGCCTGGGCGCCCGCGTCGTCCCCGGCCTGTTCGCACAGACCCACGCCCGTCCCGACCTGGCCGGACGCACCCCGTGCGAGATCGTCATGACCGAGCACGCCCGCCTCCGCAACGACGCCATGAGCGCCCTGGCCCGCTACGAGCTGAGCATCTGCGCCGAGCAGCCCTTCGAGACCCTCTCCGGCGGCCAGCAGGCCCGCCTGCAGATCCTCCTCCTGGAACTGGGCGGCGCCACCCTGCTCCTCCTGGACGAGCCCACCGACAACCTCGACCTGGCCAGCGCCGAAGCCCTCCAGGAGGGCCTGGAGTCCTACGAGGGCACGGTCATCTCCGTGACCCACGACCGCTGGTTCGCCCAAGCCTTCGACCGCCACCTCATCTTCGGCGCCGACGGCACCGTCTACGAGTCCCCCGACCCCGTCTGGGACGAAACCCGCGTAACCCGCCCCCGCTGA
- a CDS encoding VanW family protein, with protein sequence MGRTRRDRYLRRQGRQRQLRQCVRQWWPIVAGALATTGLLLGAYLEVPRQKGTAATLAAPGRPGPKRPGAAPRDPAERLMSTYTTRFTPGEPRVRNIELASQILDGHIVEPGGTFSFNGAVGPRTKSRGYVPAPAIVGPRLVNDVGGGICQVSTTLFNAVFRAGLDIRKSRAHTMWMPEYPEGREAAVSYPQLDFTWKNDTGRPVRIQVAYTGSSLTVNLWGERKYEVRSKTSERYAFTPYGTGVGHGRKCVPMTGRKGFKIDVWRTLYAEGRKVRRERFHTEYRPQPKVKCR encoded by the coding sequence GTGGGACGGACCCGGCGGGACCGGTACCTGCGACGTCAGGGGCGCCAGCGGCAGCTGCGGCAGTGCGTCCGGCAGTGGTGGCCGATCGTGGCGGGGGCACTGGCGACGACCGGCCTCCTGCTCGGCGCCTACCTGGAGGTCCCGCGCCAGAAGGGCACGGCGGCGACGCTGGCCGCACCTGGGCGTCCGGGCCCGAAGCGGCCGGGCGCGGCGCCGCGCGACCCGGCTGAGCGGCTGATGAGCACCTACACGACCCGGTTCACGCCGGGGGAGCCGCGCGTCCGGAACATTGAGCTGGCGTCGCAGATCCTGGACGGGCACATCGTCGAGCCCGGCGGGACGTTCTCCTTCAACGGCGCTGTAGGGCCGCGTACGAAGAGCCGCGGTTACGTGCCCGCGCCCGCCATTGTCGGGCCGCGGCTGGTGAACGATGTGGGCGGCGGCATCTGCCAGGTGTCCACGACGCTTTTCAACGCCGTGTTCAGGGCGGGCCTGGACATTCGCAAGTCGCGCGCGCACACCATGTGGATGCCGGAGTACCCGGAAGGGCGGGAGGCAGCGGTCTCCTACCCCCAGCTCGACTTCACCTGGAAGAACGACACCGGCCGTCCTGTGCGGATACAGGTGGCCTACACGGGGTCGTCGCTGACGGTGAACCTGTGGGGCGAACGCAAGTACGAGGTGCGGTCGAAGACGTCCGAGCGGTACGCGTTCACCCCGTACGGGACGGGCGTGGGGCACGGCCGCAAGTGCGTGCCCATGACGGGCCGGAAGGGCTTCAAGATCGACGTGTGGCGGACGCTGTACGCCGAGGGACGCAAGGTGCGCCGGGAGAGGTTCCACACCGAGTACCGGCCGCAGCCGAAGGTGAAGTGCCGGTGA